The following proteins come from a genomic window of Sinorhizobium fredii NGR234:
- a CDS encoding HWE histidine kinase domain-containing protein: protein MMGELHYRVKNDLASVNALAMRSLNESRSLDEFRNSFATRLGALSRTQDLLMRAPERDVLMAEVLRLELQARAAMRGKITTLTVPTSPCRARLRKHLPWRFMNWRPMP, encoded by the coding sequence ATGATGGGCGAGCTCCATTACCGGGTGAAGAACGATCTGGCGAGCGTGAACGCGCTGGCAATGCGCAGCCTGAATGAGAGCCGATCGCTTGATGAGTTTCGCAACAGCTTTGCAACGCGCCTAGGTGCTCTCTCCAGGACTCAGGACCTGCTGATGCGAGCACCTGAGCGCGATGTCCTCATGGCAGAAGTTCTGCGCTTGGAGTTGCAGGCCAGGGCGGCCATGAGGGGGAAAATTACCACCTTGACGGTCCCGACATCACCATGTCGCGCGAGGCTACGCAAGCATTTGCCATGGCGATTCATGAACTGGCGACCAATGCCATAA
- a CDS encoding metal/formaldehyde-sensitive transcriptional repressor yields the protein MSHTIREKQKLINRVRRIRGQMEAVERMLIDEKDCAEVMQVLAGVRGAVNGLMGEVIEDHVLMHVAAEGLSQKERDEGAAELIDVLRAYLK from the coding sequence ATGAGCCACACCATCCGCGAAAAACAAAAGCTGATCAATCGCGTGCGCCGCATTCGCGGCCAGATGGAGGCTGTCGAGCGGATGCTCATCGACGAGAAGGACTGCGCCGAAGTCATGCAGGTGCTCGCCGGGGTGCGTGGCGCGGTCAACGGCCTCATGGGCGAGGTGATCGAGGACCATGTCCTGATGCACGTCGCCGCCGAGGGGCTATCCCAGAAGGAACGCGACGAGGGCGCTGCCGAACTGATCGATGTTCTGCGCGCCTACCTAAAGTAG
- a CDS encoding heavy-metal-associated domain-containing protein: MCGEHQHHASSSSEPAVSGVRFKVADMTCDHCAGTIRKAFATTMPGTEISIDLASREVTVAGDAAAAAETLRTAGYEPQPIG; the protein is encoded by the coding sequence ATGTGCGGAGAACATCAGCATCATGCTTCCAGCTCTAGCGAACCTGCCGTTTCGGGGGTCCGCTTCAAGGTAGCGGACATGACCTGCGACCATTGCGCGGGTACCATACGCAAGGCCTTCGCGACGACCATGCCGGGGACCGAAATCTCTATTGATCTGGCCTCTCGGGAGGTCACTGTAGCAGGAGACGCGGCCGCAGCCGCAGAGACCCTTCGGACAGCCGGATACGAGCCCCAGCCGATCGGCTGA
- a CDS encoding sugar ABC transporter ATP-binding protein, which translates to MAEPLLTIHGVTKHFGPVKALTDVDFTLEQGEIHALCGENGAGKSTLMNIIAGVLQPTQGEIRMDGKAVRISSPAVAQSLGIGLVHQEIALCPDVTVAENMFMAATNRRRVPFMNYSALERDAQAVMNRLAAIDVARKVAELSISSQQLVEIAKALTLDCRVLILDEPTAALTESEAQQLFSIIRDLKANGISIIYISHRMAEIFSLCDRVTVLRDGRYVCTDRIAEITPDDVVRRMVGREIRQLYPEKLRPGEAPGETIFEVDDIGDGERFHGISFALRKGEILGIGGLIGSGRTEIAEGICGLRARTAGMVRVRGEAQKINSYSDAVHAGIVYLSEDRKGSGVFLEMSIAQNISVLDLKPLTNSAGLMNTRAEAALAEGFARRLAVRMAGIEAPVKSLSGGNQQKVAIAKQLAVKPKVILMDEPTRGIDVGAKAEIHRLLRELARSGIGIVVISSEMPELLGLSDRVLVVREGRIAGELGVDEMTEEAVIRLASGVGTARAASHAA; encoded by the coding sequence ATGGCGGAGCCATTGCTTACAATTCATGGCGTCACCAAGCACTTCGGTCCGGTGAAGGCGCTGACGGACGTTGATTTCACACTTGAGCAAGGTGAGATCCATGCGCTCTGCGGCGAGAACGGCGCCGGAAAGTCGACGCTGATGAACATCATCGCCGGAGTACTGCAGCCGACCCAGGGCGAGATCCGCATGGACGGCAAAGCCGTGCGAATCTCCTCGCCTGCCGTCGCCCAATCGCTCGGCATCGGCCTCGTGCATCAGGAAATCGCGCTCTGCCCGGACGTGACGGTTGCGGAAAACATGTTCATGGCGGCGACCAACCGCCGCCGCGTTCCCTTCATGAACTACAGCGCGCTCGAACGCGATGCGCAGGCGGTAATGAACCGGCTTGCCGCAATCGACGTCGCCCGTAAGGTTGCGGAGCTGTCGATCTCCAGCCAGCAGCTCGTCGAGATCGCCAAGGCTCTGACGCTCGACTGCCGGGTACTGATCCTGGACGAGCCGACCGCAGCGCTGACCGAAAGCGAGGCACAGCAGCTCTTTTCGATTATCCGCGACCTCAAGGCGAACGGCATATCGATCATCTATATCAGTCATCGCATGGCCGAGATATTCAGCCTCTGCGACCGGGTCACCGTGTTGCGCGACGGCCGTTACGTCTGTACCGATCGCATTGCCGAGATCACGCCGGACGACGTGGTACGCCGCATGGTGGGGCGCGAGATCAGGCAGCTCTACCCCGAAAAGCTCAGGCCGGGTGAGGCGCCCGGGGAGACGATCTTTGAGGTGGACGACATCGGGGACGGCGAGCGGTTCCATGGCATCAGCTTCGCGCTGCGCAAGGGCGAGATTCTTGGCATCGGCGGCCTGATCGGATCCGGCCGCACGGAAATCGCCGAGGGCATCTGCGGGCTTCGAGCGCGCACGGCGGGCATGGTACGCGTGCGCGGCGAAGCGCAGAAGATCAATTCCTATTCCGATGCCGTGCACGCCGGGATCGTCTATCTGTCGGAGGACCGCAAGGGCTCTGGCGTGTTTCTGGAGATGTCGATCGCGCAGAATATTTCCGTGCTGGATCTGAAGCCGCTGACCAATTCCGCTGGCCTGATGAACACACGTGCGGAAGCTGCTCTTGCCGAGGGGTTCGCCCGGCGGCTTGCGGTGCGGATGGCCGGTATCGAGGCACCCGTAAAATCGCTCTCCGGTGGTAACCAGCAGAAGGTCGCGATCGCCAAGCAGCTCGCGGTGAAACCGAAAGTCATCCTGATGGACGAGCCGACACGCGGCATCGATGTCGGCGCGAAGGCGGAGATTCACCGCCTGCTGCGCGAGCTTGCGCGCTCGGGCATCGGCATCGTCGTCATCTCTTCGGAAATGCCGGAACTACTCGGGCTCTCGGACCGCGTACTCGTCGTCCGGGAGGGGCGCATCGCTGGGGAGCTCGGCGTCGACGAGATGACGGAGGAGGCTGTGATCCGCCTCGCCTCGGGGGTGGGAACGGCAAGGGCGGCAAGCCATGCAGCGTGA
- a CDS encoding ABC transporter permease, translating into MAIDTMVAGAPKTSSWKRIGRMREAGLIAIILALCVMMSFASPHFLTLGNFRAMLMSFSVEGIVVVGMTILLIVGGIDLAVGSVVCFAMVFSGSLFLAGVDPWTASLVGIAASSVIGGIMGFFVTIVGLNHFITSLAAMVIVRGLCLIITKGTPLSLFTLPSGFKAVGQGTLYGVPYVILIFIAVVILFDFLLRQATAFRKVFYTGSNEKAALYSGIKTNWVKFWVTVLCSTLAGVAGAIYMSRFGAATPTFGVGMELNIIAAAVIGGASLNGGSGTILGAILGIALLSVVTSSLILLDVSVYWQDMIKGCILLAAVSIDHFLHKRKAA; encoded by the coding sequence ATGGCAATCGACACGATGGTGGCAGGTGCGCCGAAGACATCGTCCTGGAAGCGCATAGGCAGGATGCGCGAGGCGGGGCTGATCGCGATCATCCTTGCACTCTGCGTGATGATGAGCTTTGCCTCGCCGCATTTTCTGACACTAGGCAACTTCCGCGCCATGCTGATGAGCTTTTCGGTCGAAGGAATCGTCGTTGTGGGCATGACGATCCTGCTCATCGTCGGCGGCATCGATCTCGCGGTTGGCTCCGTCGTCTGCTTTGCGATGGTGTTCTCGGGTTCGCTCTTTCTAGCCGGCGTTGACCCTTGGACGGCCTCTCTTGTAGGCATTGCCGCAAGCAGCGTGATCGGCGGCATCATGGGTTTCTTCGTGACGATCGTGGGCCTGAACCATTTCATTACGTCGCTCGCCGCCATGGTGATCGTGCGCGGGCTTTGTCTCATCATCACAAAGGGCACGCCGCTTTCGCTCTTCACACTGCCTTCGGGCTTCAAGGCGGTGGGGCAGGGCACGCTTTACGGCGTTCCCTATGTCATCCTGATCTTCATCGCCGTCGTCATCCTGTTTGACTTCCTGCTGCGCCAGGCAACCGCCTTCCGCAAGGTCTTCTACACCGGCAGCAACGAGAAGGCGGCGCTCTATTCCGGCATCAAGACCAATTGGGTGAAATTCTGGGTGACGGTGCTCTGCTCGACGCTCGCCGGTGTGGCGGGAGCCATCTACATGTCCCGTTTCGGTGCCGCGACTCCCACTTTCGGCGTCGGCATGGAACTGAACATCATTGCGGCGGCGGTAATTGGTGGCGCCTCGCTAAACGGCGGCTCCGGCACGATCCTCGGCGCCATCCTCGGCATAGCGCTTCTCTCTGTCGTCACCAGTTCGCTGATCCTGCTCGACGTGTCCGTCTATTGGCAGGACATGATCAAGGGGTGCATTCTGCTCGCTGCTGTTTCAATCGACCATTTTCTGCACAAGCGGAAGGCCGCCTGA
- the dmeF gene encoding CDF family Co(II)/Ni(II) efflux transporter DmeF, translated as MMPSHNLHGHSDPHSQDHGHRHESSRALNAAHDHLFLGDSHARNERRTWLVIAITATMMVVEIVAGNLFGSMALVADGWHMSTHATALLITALAYLYARKHAHNRRFSFGTGKLGDLAGFASAVVLALIALLIGWESLMRLRSPVAIDFNEAISVAVVGLAVNLLCAWLLKDDHHHHGHDHGHHAHHGHAGEDKNLRAAYLHVLADALTSVLAIAALALGSLYGWTWLDPAMGIVGGLVIARWSWWLIRDAGSVLIDYIPEGEDLPDEIEEIITREGADIVDLHVWQLGPGHHGAIVSIVTDKPRAPSYYREKLAAIQDLSHVTVEIEARAA; from the coding sequence ATGATGCCATCCCACAACCTGCATGGTCATTCCGACCCTCACAGCCAGGATCACGGACATCGCCACGAGTCCAGTCGGGCGCTCAACGCGGCTCATGATCATCTTTTCCTCGGCGACAGCCACGCTCGCAACGAGCGGCGGACCTGGCTCGTCATTGCCATCACCGCCACTATGATGGTGGTGGAGATCGTCGCAGGAAACCTGTTTGGGTCGATGGCGCTTGTGGCCGATGGTTGGCACATGTCGACACATGCCACCGCCCTGCTCATCACGGCGCTCGCCTACCTCTATGCTCGCAAACACGCCCATAACCGGCGTTTTTCTTTTGGCACCGGCAAGCTCGGTGACCTTGCCGGCTTTGCCAGCGCCGTCGTGCTCGCCCTGATTGCTCTGCTGATCGGCTGGGAAAGCCTCATGCGTCTCAGAAGTCCTGTCGCCATCGACTTCAATGAAGCGATTTCTGTTGCTGTCGTGGGCTTGGCTGTCAATCTCCTTTGCGCATGGCTTCTGAAAGACGATCATCACCACCACGGGCACGATCACGGTCATCACGCGCATCATGGCCATGCGGGCGAGGACAAGAACCTTCGGGCAGCCTATCTCCATGTCCTGGCCGATGCACTGACGTCGGTACTGGCGATCGCAGCGCTGGCCCTTGGCAGCCTTTATGGTTGGACCTGGCTGGACCCCGCCATGGGCATCGTCGGCGGCTTGGTCATCGCGCGCTGGTCATGGTGGCTCATTCGCGATGCCGGCTCGGTGCTGATCGACTACATTCCTGAAGGCGAGGACCTGCCGGACGAAATCGAGGAGATCATCACGCGCGAAGGTGCGGACATCGTTGATCTGCACGTATGGCAACTCGGACCGGGCCATCACGGCGCCATCGTTTCGATCGTAACGGACAAGCCCCGTGCGCCCTCCTATTATCGGGAAAAGCTTGCAGCTATTCAGGATTTGTCGCATGTGACCGTGGAGATTGAAGCTCGCGCGGCTTAA
- a CDS encoding heavy metal translocating P-type ATPase, with protein sequence MSPATATDPALLGIYVEGMSCASCVNRIEKAIRTVPGVKSAAVNLATERADVAFTGPADLGAILKAVQNAGYSTRTDSIELAVEGATCASCVNRIEAALKRVPGVLDAAMNLATERAFLRVVSGAASVHDLMTAVERAGYTARAVAAENPEDVQAEAREREARSLARALSVSAVLTLPVFVLEMGSHFVPAIHDFVMTSIGMQESWYLQFLLATIVLFGPGLRFFRKGVPALLRGAPDMNSLVALGTAAAWSYSVVATFASSILPNGTANIYYEAAAVIVTLILLGRYLENRAKGRTSEAIKRLVGLQAKAARVVRDGETVEVPLDQVQMGDLILVRPGDKVPVDGEVVDGSSYVDESMITGEPVPVAKGLGASVVGGTINKTGAFTFRATKVGADTVLAQIIRMVEQAQGAKLPIQALVDKVTAWFVPAVMLAAAATFVVWLFFGPTPALSFALVNAVAVLIIACPCAMGLATPTSIMVGMGRAAEMGILFRKGEALQTLKSADVIAVDKTGTLTKGRPELTDLIPAGGFDREEVLAAVAAVETRSEHPIGEAIIAAANRAGLTLPEVEGFDAIPGFGAKAQVGGRTVQVGADRLMTKLGLDVSAFAGEVNRLGDEGKSPLFAAIDGKIAAVIAVSDPIKQTTIEAVNTLHKLGLRVAMITGDNRKTAEAIARRLKIDEVVAEVLPDGKVQALENLRAGDRKVAFVGDGINDAPALAAADVGIAIGTGTDVAIESANVVLMSGDLRGVPNAIALSKATIRNIKENLFWAFAYNTVLVPVAAGALFPAYGLLLSPMIAAGAMALSSVFVLGNALRLKRFRAPMKFDAVQTDLNGRLAAAQ encoded by the coding sequence ATGAGCCCGGCGACTGCTACAGATCCTGCTCTTCTCGGCATCTATGTCGAAGGAATGAGCTGCGCTTCCTGCGTCAATCGAATCGAGAAGGCTATTCGAACCGTACCTGGCGTGAAGTCCGCCGCCGTGAACCTGGCGACGGAGCGCGCCGATGTGGCGTTCACAGGCCCGGCCGATTTGGGTGCCATTTTAAAGGCGGTTCAGAACGCCGGCTATTCCACGAGAACGGACAGCATAGAACTCGCAGTCGAGGGCGCTACGTGCGCCTCCTGCGTCAATCGCATTGAAGCGGCGCTAAAACGGGTGCCGGGTGTCCTCGACGCCGCGATGAACCTTGCCACCGAGAGGGCCTTCCTGCGTGTGGTCAGCGGCGCTGCCAGTGTCCACGACCTGATGACGGCCGTTGAGCGGGCGGGTTACACCGCCCGGGCAGTCGCGGCCGAAAACCCCGAGGATGTACAGGCAGAGGCTCGCGAGCGCGAGGCGCGCAGTCTCGCGCGCGCCTTGAGCGTCTCGGCCGTGTTGACGCTTCCCGTTTTCGTGCTTGAAATGGGCTCGCATTTCGTGCCGGCGATCCATGATTTCGTCATGACCAGTATTGGCATGCAGGAGAGCTGGTATTTGCAGTTCCTGCTGGCGACGATCGTGCTCTTCGGACCCGGCCTCCGCTTCTTCCGCAAGGGCGTGCCCGCTCTCTTGCGTGGGGCCCCCGACATGAACAGCCTCGTGGCGCTCGGCACGGCTGCGGCATGGAGCTACTCCGTCGTCGCCACCTTCGCATCGTCGATCCTACCCAACGGCACGGCCAATATTTATTACGAGGCCGCTGCAGTGATCGTGACCCTCATCCTGCTCGGCCGCTATCTGGAAAACCGCGCCAAGGGCCGCACGTCCGAGGCGATCAAGCGCCTCGTTGGCCTGCAGGCCAAGGCTGCCAGAGTTGTGCGCGATGGCGAGACTGTCGAGGTCCCGCTCGATCAGGTGCAGATGGGGGACCTCATTCTCGTGCGCCCGGGCGACAAGGTGCCAGTCGATGGCGAGGTGGTGGACGGTTCGTCCTATGTCGACGAATCGATGATCACCGGAGAGCCCGTGCCCGTTGCAAAGGGCTTGGGGGCGAGCGTGGTCGGCGGCACGATTAATAAGACAGGCGCCTTCACCTTCCGCGCCACCAAGGTCGGCGCCGATACGGTGCTCGCCCAGATCATCCGAATGGTTGAGCAGGCACAGGGCGCCAAGTTGCCGATCCAGGCGCTTGTCGACAAGGTCACGGCATGGTTCGTTCCGGCAGTGATGCTGGCAGCCGCCGCCACCTTCGTCGTCTGGCTTTTCTTTGGTCCGACGCCGGCACTCAGTTTCGCACTCGTTAACGCGGTGGCCGTCCTCATCATCGCCTGCCCGTGCGCGATGGGCCTTGCTACTCCAACCTCGATCATGGTCGGTATGGGTCGTGCCGCCGAAATGGGTATTCTCTTCCGCAAGGGCGAGGCGCTCCAAACGCTTAAAAGCGCTGATGTAATCGCCGTGGACAAGACAGGCACCCTGACCAAGGGCCGTCCCGAACTCACGGATCTCATCCCCGCCGGGGGGTTCGACAGGGAGGAGGTGCTCGCCGCTGTGGCCGCCGTCGAAACGCGGTCGGAGCACCCCATCGGAGAAGCCATCATCGCGGCGGCGAACCGTGCAGGTCTTACTCTGCCTGAAGTGGAAGGGTTCGACGCTATCCCCGGATTCGGCGCCAAGGCGCAGGTGGGGGGGCGTACTGTCCAGGTCGGTGCTGACCGGCTGATGACAAAGCTCGGCCTCGATGTCTCCGCCTTCGCAGGCGAAGTGAATCGGCTTGGCGATGAGGGCAAGAGCCCGCTGTTCGCAGCCATCGACGGCAAGATCGCCGCGGTGATCGCCGTATCGGACCCGATCAAGCAGACAACCATCGAGGCCGTCAACACGCTGCACAAGCTCGGGCTTAGAGTTGCGATGATCACCGGCGATAACCGAAAGACCGCCGAGGCGATTGCTCGCCGGCTGAAGATCGACGAGGTGGTGGCCGAGGTGCTTCCAGACGGAAAAGTTCAGGCTCTGGAAAACTTGCGCGCCGGTGACCGCAAGGTGGCGTTCGTGGGGGACGGCATCAACGATGCCCCTGCTTTGGCGGCCGCTGATGTCGGCATTGCTATCGGCACGGGGACCGACGTGGCCATCGAAAGTGCAAACGTCGTGCTGATGTCCGGCGATTTGCGCGGGGTGCCGAATGCCATCGCCCTTTCGAAGGCGACGATCCGCAATATCAAGGAGAACCTGTTCTGGGCCTTCGCCTATAACACGGTACTAGTACCCGTTGCGGCCGGCGCGCTGTTTCCCGCCTATGGGCTGCTGCTCTCGCCCATGATCGCAGCCGGCGCGATGGCGCTGTCCAGTGTTTTTGTCTTGGGCAACGCGCTGCGGCTCAAGCGCTTCCGGGCTCCCATGAAATTTGATGCGGTGCAGACTGACTTGAATGGCCGCCTGGCGGCAGCGCAATAG
- a CDS encoding FadR/GntR family transcriptional regulator — translation MSVVLKNFIEAEGLEPGDRLPPERDLALKLGLPRTALRRMLASLEKEGRLIRHVGRGTFIAGSGVTSTALRRSPGSTGDALRTYPAEVFEARLIMEPKIAALAALRATSQQIDEMQKSIDRGSAAETLVEFEKWDAVFHRIIVGAARNGLLASLYEGIHTVRAGNLWGKMKEQSLTPERMKAYIAKHQAILDAIKDRDSGAAELNMYDHIVEARANILGPNT, via the coding sequence ATGAGCGTAGTCTTGAAGAATTTCATCGAGGCGGAAGGTCTGGAGCCGGGGGATCGGTTGCCGCCCGAGCGCGATCTGGCGCTCAAACTTGGACTGCCCCGCACCGCACTTCGACGGATGCTTGCTTCTCTGGAAAAGGAGGGCCGGCTCATCAGGCATGTGGGCAGGGGAACATTTATCGCTGGCAGCGGGGTTACCTCGACGGCCCTGCGTCGCTCGCCAGGCAGCACCGGAGACGCGTTGCGCACCTATCCGGCCGAGGTTTTCGAGGCTCGGCTGATCATGGAACCCAAGATCGCCGCGTTGGCGGCGTTACGGGCGACCAGCCAGCAGATCGACGAAATGCAGAAATCGATCGATCGGGGGAGCGCGGCAGAAACCCTGGTCGAATTCGAAAAATGGGACGCCGTCTTTCACCGCATCATTGTCGGAGCCGCCCGTAATGGTTTGCTCGCCTCGCTCTATGAAGGCATTCACACGGTACGGGCAGGAAACCTCTGGGGGAAAATGAAGGAGCAGTCACTAACCCCTGAGCGCATGAAGGCCTATATCGCCAAGCATCAGGCCATTCTTGACGCAATCAAAGATCGCGACAGCGGGGCAGCCGAGCTAAACATGTACGACCACATTGTCGAAGCCAGAGCAAATATACTTGGCCCAAATACCTGA
- a CDS encoding substrate-binding domain-containing protein, with product MRTFFNTTAMAVLAATLFAGSAAAEAENPFRCKPGEKYVMNVMVSGVEYWFPVYEMFKQAGQQFGCETEYTGTPEYDVNKQIATFDQALAQNPAGILVHPMNSDPFIEPINRAIELGTAVVTFAADSPLSKRVSFITSDNTREGIYAADAIAEKMGGKGEYAVLENPGQDNHDKRIAAFIGRMEEKWPDIKLVGRAASNQDPTKAYQGLNSIIQANPNLGAVFMPEANSAIGAAQANKESGGKVLVMCADVNANILDMIKAGEVFGSINPNQGMQGYMGFMLLWLAKHPDLIDPMNDAKRSGFNPMSIPVVDNGLSIVTAENADDFYWDKYLKRRGTKGIEE from the coding sequence TTGCGCACTTTTTTCAACACCACCGCGATGGCGGTCCTTGCGGCAACGCTTTTTGCCGGTTCCGCGGCCGCCGAGGCGGAGAACCCGTTCCGCTGCAAGCCGGGCGAAAAATACGTCATGAACGTCATGGTCTCGGGCGTCGAATACTGGTTCCCGGTCTATGAAATGTTCAAGCAGGCGGGCCAGCAGTTCGGCTGCGAGACGGAATATACGGGCACGCCGGAATATGACGTCAACAAACAGATCGCCACATTCGACCAGGCACTGGCACAGAATCCGGCCGGCATTCTCGTCCATCCGATGAACTCCGACCCCTTCATCGAGCCGATCAACCGCGCGATCGAGCTGGGCACGGCGGTGGTGACCTTCGCGGCCGACTCGCCGCTCTCCAAGCGCGTGTCCTTCATCACCTCGGACAATACCCGCGAAGGCATCTATGCCGCCGACGCAATCGCCGAGAAGATGGGCGGCAAGGGTGAATATGCGGTTCTGGAAAATCCGGGCCAGGACAACCACGACAAGCGCATCGCGGCTTTCATAGGCCGCATGGAGGAGAAGTGGCCGGACATAAAGCTGGTCGGTCGTGCTGCCTCCAACCAGGATCCGACCAAGGCCTATCAGGGTCTCAACAGCATCATCCAGGCCAATCCGAACCTCGGCGCCGTCTTCATGCCGGAGGCGAATTCGGCGATCGGCGCTGCCCAGGCCAACAAGGAAAGCGGCGGCAAGGTCCTCGTCATGTGCGCGGACGTCAACGCCAATATCCTCGACATGATCAAGGCCGGCGAGGTCTTCGGTTCGATCAACCCGAACCAGGGCATGCAGGGCTATATGGGTTTCATGTTGCTTTGGCTCGCCAAGCATCCGGACCTGATCGATCCGATGAACGACGCCAAGCGCTCCGGCTTCAACCCGATGAGCATCCCGGTCGTCGACAATGGGCTCTCCATCGTGACGGCGGAAAATGCCGACGACTTCTATTGGGACAAATACCTGAAGCGTCGCGGCACGAAGGGTATTGAGGAATAA